The Brassica napus cultivar Da-Ae chromosome C7, Da-Ae, whole genome shotgun sequence genome has a segment encoding these proteins:
- the LOC106409511 gene encoding basic blue protein-like encodes MAKGRGTVSCSARAIVALMVISVLVLQSYYVQASTYIVGDSLKWAFNVVDWPKGKHFKAGDVLVFNYNPSFHNVVVVDSGGYNNCKTPAGATTYTSGKDHLTLSKGQNFFICNFPGHCEGNMKIAVTAV; translated from the exons ATGGCCAAGGGAAGAGGCACTGTATCATGCTCGGCTCGTGCTATAGTAGCTTTGATGGTTATCTCAGTGTTGGTGCTTCAGTCTTATTACGTTCAAGCTTCGACTTACATTGTTGGTGATTCTTTGAAATGGGCCTTTAATGTTGTGGACTGGCCTAAAGGCAAACATTTTAAAGCCGGTGATGTTCTCG TGTTTAACTATAATCCGAGTTTTCACAACGTGGTCGTGGTGGATAGTGGAGGGTACAACAATTGCAAAACTCCGGCAGGTGCGACAACATACACTTCAGGCAAAGATCATCTAACTTTGTCTAAAGGACAAAACTTCTTCATCTGCAATTTTCCAGGCCATTGTGAAGGCAATATGAAAATTGCAGTCACTGCCGTTTGA